In a genomic window of Microterricola viridarii:
- a CDS encoding Ig-like domain-containing protein codes for MRAARAERRRIPRPLIQGIAVGIIGAVLVGAAVVAAGFDVKQTPVNDASIWALQSGDGNRYARVNTELGELDTIKTVPNPSALAQNSAHTLLLAQNNERLVDVDAVQPVDFDAGSTDYGHTPAGTVQVVSAADTIAYLTSTGSIFVARISDGAAATPLAVDPYAADEITDGAERRFYRSDAIALGDDGTLLSYSSAEQSVMRYSVPDAVVAGFDPVADGPTEGEPQLSLVADTWALLSEDGARLWLAGREAPVDPGVSAPFVLQAPSATGTTLYIADERGLAGIGIRDGSVERVLGEQEGTIGTRLGVPAKPLLFGGEVWAAWLPSGTAQGTLWSSDGEARPLDFGARTLSDDAHPVFQGNGSRLILNDTQSGWVWTLPDGALVPSSQDWGVLSAEQELSSTEEEQTAEVFEPKPPTAEPDSFGVRAGALAVLPVLLNDHDPNADVLTVLPASLTPLPAEFGSLSVTDNSQSIAVRVAPGATGSASFSYAVTDGTRADGLNSELTTVTLTVHDELANSAPVWCGTDGCLARWPTPELAPGGTVTVPVLPGWVDPDGDPLFVSSALNQSGIGSVGTTQAGEIVYRHPNPAIEEPLTVAILVTVSDTRGATAERVLTVLVTPAPRLTATPFALTTAVGESLTIDPDAFVNGATGSIKIVSATAPPTAQGVTVMVNSGASTLDFTAANPGDYIVRYSVADTVAEVASFVRVNVIAQDAATLSTTPVTVFVRPQADASVDVFTAVSNPSARVLLVSDPLPRPTPGAALEVSVVGQSLLRMRGTTADEQPGLLGVVGYTVSDGTGDPRFQTQGEASVYLLPAPTPQPPIAVADSIVVRAGTQIDIPVLDNDLAPDGNRMALNPDSIVNQSGEGLAFAAGTILRYLAPETPGEYELRYTISTSGAPELSDTATVAVTVTPMGDNQKPVPRTLSGRVLSGESVRIPFDSFGIDPDGDDVVLDRVLTQPASGTASVSATGDAIVYNSVKGFRGPVQFDYRVRDAQGDTGSATVRIGVLDAQSDPSPITFSDYVQVQAGPSTQVVLHPGANDIDPTGGTLSLSAVQPDALPGTQEHAALSAHILSVNGDDPNAVVLKAGTEPGTMAFTYTVENSRGDTGVGLIVMTVVRASIPDFPVIADTVLTLDERSGFSNGIDVVSGKVTWTAGDVGGLTLSIWGEPHGVEADGWSLSGEAPDAGLLLPFALTGTSFAGEVVTSYGFLRIPAEHEVILSLKPGLSPLKVKETESLAFDMAALVGVPSGEALQIDGDAVAASGQRAGGSCAVESGTRLRYTAGEGQPWTDSCIVPVRLVGGDAYTHLVVPIEVTPRDPQPELRPAAVTASPGSPAVSYDLQQMVHWQGKPDPASLVFVIEQAADQFVLTQNGSRLTVQALDTATPGRDNPVTVRLSSHPNTPPAVLVLHVGPGPSTLPKGGTIAQECSQAAGTSCLIDVIGAPGEVNAFANTPLSLVSVSPSGTCAGVSFAVEDNRRVRASWSNDSPGGICQASFVVQDAQGTRSAAERNGSVTLDLQGFPRAPDAVTQVAYGDGTLTLAVSPGTAASAHPALQGFALLRDGVEVAACTPAGVCPPITGLANGERAVYEARAFNAAGRSLGAASTTAWAYQVPGMGTATATPVFDAAQTTLVQGVAELVIQNSDPSTQGYAVNGRQFPVSTPGSGTTTITLALPVGPNTLTIQPLSRFERPSGTGPVDNLGSARVRVAGLPSVSASGQPTATERTVSAPQAQGEANNSARDGAYLYIATPSPASAVCRVDASGQNLQAVGNGSIASASTTIGGLQPFTTYNIDVCYSNGFGYAQLGLGSAFTWAQPAPPSGFTYTVSGADGNYTIDKPTSTQLTPTGYEVVFAGYPSDVWGGDPQITVKYCVPGSAERCSTAAPVSAAAPGRAWQTRFDGATLNQCSVGQPLSVTAAGRGLGMTSTAVTSYWYYVPPAPEPPVEPPVEPPVEPPVEPPVEPQVSPAAVPEPGGTWLEAAGSLPLPANATHIRDVAWQLSWTAPQTAGFTPIAGSFPAEVDCR; via the coding sequence ATGCGTGCAGCCCGGGCGGAGCGCCGCCGCATCCCGCGGCCGCTGATCCAGGGGATCGCGGTCGGCATCATCGGCGCGGTGCTCGTCGGCGCCGCCGTCGTGGCGGCCGGCTTCGACGTGAAGCAGACACCGGTCAACGACGCCTCGATCTGGGCCCTGCAGAGCGGCGACGGCAACCGCTACGCCCGCGTCAACACCGAGCTGGGCGAGCTGGACACCATCAAGACCGTGCCCAACCCGAGCGCCCTCGCCCAGAACTCGGCACACACGCTGCTCCTGGCACAGAACAACGAGCGGCTCGTCGACGTCGACGCGGTGCAGCCGGTCGACTTCGACGCCGGCAGCACCGACTACGGGCACACCCCGGCCGGCACCGTGCAGGTCGTCAGCGCCGCAGACACCATCGCCTACCTCACCAGCACGGGCAGCATCTTCGTGGCGCGCATCAGCGACGGGGCCGCCGCCACCCCGCTCGCTGTCGACCCCTATGCGGCCGACGAGATCACCGACGGCGCCGAGCGCCGCTTCTACCGCTCCGACGCCATCGCCCTCGGCGATGACGGCACCCTGCTCAGCTACTCGTCCGCCGAGCAGAGCGTGATGCGCTATTCGGTCCCGGATGCCGTCGTCGCCGGATTCGACCCCGTGGCCGACGGTCCGACAGAGGGGGAGCCGCAGCTCAGCCTGGTCGCCGACACGTGGGCACTGCTCTCCGAGGACGGCGCCCGGCTCTGGCTGGCGGGCCGGGAGGCGCCGGTGGATCCGGGCGTCTCCGCGCCGTTCGTGCTGCAGGCGCCGAGCGCCACGGGCACGACGCTCTACATCGCCGACGAGCGCGGGCTGGCCGGCATCGGCATCCGCGACGGCTCCGTCGAGCGGGTGCTCGGCGAGCAGGAGGGCACGATCGGGACCCGACTCGGCGTTCCGGCCAAGCCCCTGCTCTTCGGCGGCGAGGTCTGGGCGGCCTGGCTGCCGAGCGGCACCGCGCAGGGAACCCTGTGGAGCAGCGACGGCGAGGCGCGGCCGCTCGACTTCGGCGCGCGCACCCTCAGCGACGACGCCCACCCGGTGTTCCAGGGCAACGGCTCCCGGCTCATCCTGAACGACACCCAGAGCGGGTGGGTCTGGACGCTGCCGGACGGCGCGTTGGTGCCCAGCTCGCAAGACTGGGGCGTGCTCTCCGCCGAGCAGGAGCTGAGCAGCACGGAGGAGGAGCAGACGGCCGAGGTGTTCGAGCCGAAGCCGCCGACCGCCGAGCCGGACTCCTTCGGCGTGCGCGCGGGCGCGTTGGCGGTGCTGCCGGTGCTGCTGAACGACCACGACCCGAACGCCGACGTTCTGACCGTGCTGCCGGCCTCCCTCACCCCCCTGCCGGCCGAGTTCGGCAGTCTGAGCGTGACCGACAACTCGCAGAGCATCGCGGTGCGCGTCGCGCCCGGCGCGACGGGCAGCGCCAGCTTCAGCTACGCGGTCACCGACGGCACCCGCGCAGACGGGCTGAATTCCGAGCTGACGACAGTCACCCTCACCGTGCACGACGAGCTGGCCAACTCCGCACCCGTCTGGTGCGGCACCGACGGCTGCCTCGCCCGCTGGCCGACCCCGGAGCTCGCCCCGGGCGGCACCGTCACCGTGCCCGTGCTGCCGGGCTGGGTCGACCCGGACGGGGACCCTCTGTTCGTCTCCTCCGCGCTCAACCAGAGCGGCATCGGCAGCGTCGGCACGACTCAGGCCGGGGAGATCGTCTACCGGCATCCGAACCCCGCCATCGAGGAGCCGCTCACGGTCGCCATCCTGGTGACGGTCTCCGACACCCGCGGCGCCACGGCAGAGCGGGTGCTCACCGTGCTGGTCACCCCGGCACCGCGGCTCACCGCCACGCCGTTCGCCCTGACGACGGCGGTGGGCGAGTCGCTCACCATCGACCCGGACGCCTTCGTCAACGGGGCCACCGGCAGCATCAAGATCGTCTCGGCGACGGCTCCGCCCACCGCGCAGGGCGTCACGGTCATGGTGAACAGCGGCGCATCCACCCTCGACTTCACCGCGGCCAACCCCGGCGACTACATCGTGCGGTACTCGGTGGCCGACACCGTCGCCGAGGTGGCCTCCTTCGTCCGGGTCAACGTCATCGCCCAGGATGCCGCCACGCTCAGCACCACGCCGGTGACGGTGTTCGTGCGGCCGCAGGCCGACGCCAGCGTCGACGTGTTCACCGCCGTCTCGAACCCGTCCGCCCGGGTGCTGCTGGTCAGCGACCCGCTGCCGCGCCCCACCCCGGGGGCGGCGCTCGAGGTGAGCGTCGTCGGCCAGAGCCTGCTGCGCATGCGCGGCACGACCGCCGACGAGCAGCCCGGCCTGCTCGGCGTCGTCGGCTACACGGTGTCCGACGGCACCGGTGACCCTCGCTTCCAGACGCAGGGCGAGGCCAGCGTCTACCTGCTGCCCGCGCCCACGCCGCAGCCGCCGATCGCCGTGGCCGACAGCATTGTCGTGCGCGCCGGCACCCAGATCGACATCCCGGTGCTTGACAACGACCTGGCGCCCGACGGCAATCGGATGGCGCTGAACCCCGACTCGATCGTGAACCAATCCGGTGAGGGTCTCGCCTTCGCCGCCGGCACCATCCTGCGCTACCTGGCCCCCGAGACGCCCGGCGAGTACGAGCTGCGCTACACGATCTCGACCTCCGGCGCCCCCGAGCTCAGTGACACCGCCACCGTCGCGGTCACGGTCACCCCGATGGGCGACAACCAGAAGCCGGTTCCGCGCACGCTCTCCGGCCGAGTTCTCTCCGGCGAGAGCGTGCGGATCCCCTTCGACAGCTTCGGCATCGACCCGGACGGCGACGACGTCGTGCTGGACCGTGTGCTCACCCAGCCGGCAAGCGGCACCGCCTCGGTGTCGGCGACGGGTGATGCCATCGTCTACAACAGCGTCAAGGGCTTCCGCGGCCCGGTGCAGTTCGACTACCGGGTGCGCGACGCACAGGGCGACACCGGCAGCGCCACCGTGCGCATCGGCGTGCTCGACGCGCAGTCCGACCCGAGCCCGATCACCTTCAGCGACTACGTCCAGGTGCAGGCCGGGCCGTCCACCCAGGTCGTGCTGCACCCGGGCGCCAACGACATCGACCCGACGGGCGGCACGCTCAGCCTCAGCGCGGTCCAGCCCGACGCGCTGCCGGGAACCCAGGAGCACGCTGCGCTGTCCGCGCACATCCTCTCGGTCAACGGCGACGACCCGAACGCCGTCGTGTTGAAGGCCGGCACCGAGCCGGGCACCATGGCCTTCACCTACACGGTCGAGAACAGCCGCGGCGACACCGGAGTCGGCCTGATCGTGATGACGGTCGTGCGGGCGTCCATCCCCGACTTCCCGGTCATCGCCGACACCGTTCTCACCCTCGACGAGCGATCCGGGTTCTCCAACGGCATCGACGTCGTCAGCGGCAAGGTGACCTGGACCGCGGGCGATGTCGGCGGGCTCACGCTGAGCATCTGGGGCGAGCCGCACGGCGTGGAGGCAGACGGCTGGAGCCTGAGCGGTGAGGCCCCGGATGCCGGCCTGCTGCTGCCGTTCGCTCTCACCGGCACCAGCTTCGCCGGCGAGGTCGTCACCAGCTACGGCTTCCTCCGCATCCCCGCCGAACACGAGGTGATCCTCTCGCTGAAGCCGGGCCTGTCCCCGCTCAAGGTGAAGGAGACCGAGTCGCTGGCCTTCGACATGGCCGCGCTCGTCGGCGTGCCGAGCGGCGAGGCGCTGCAGATCGACGGCGACGCCGTCGCGGCATCCGGCCAGCGCGCAGGCGGCAGCTGCGCCGTCGAGAGCGGCACCCGCCTGCGCTACACGGCGGGGGAGGGGCAGCCCTGGACGGACTCCTGCATCGTGCCGGTGCGGCTCGTCGGCGGCGATGCCTACACGCACCTCGTCGTGCCGATCGAGGTCACCCCGCGCGACCCGCAGCCGGAACTGCGCCCGGCCGCCGTCACGGCCAGCCCGGGGTCTCCCGCCGTCAGCTACGACCTCCAGCAGATGGTGCACTGGCAGGGCAAGCCGGACCCGGCCTCGCTGGTGTTCGTCATCGAGCAGGCGGCCGACCAGTTCGTGCTGACCCAGAACGGCAGCCGCCTCACCGTGCAGGCGCTGGACACGGCCACCCCCGGGCGCGACAACCCGGTCACGGTGCGGCTGAGCAGCCACCCGAACACCCCACCCGCTGTGCTCGTCCTGCACGTCGGCCCGGGCCCGAGCACGTTGCCGAAGGGGGGCACGATCGCCCAGGAGTGCAGCCAGGCCGCGGGGACCAGCTGCCTGATCGACGTGATCGGCGCGCCGGGCGAGGTGAACGCCTTCGCCAACACCCCACTCTCACTCGTCTCGGTGAGCCCGAGCGGCACCTGCGCCGGCGTGAGCTTCGCCGTCGAGGACAACCGGCGGGTGCGCGCCAGCTGGTCGAACGACTCGCCCGGCGGCATCTGCCAGGCCAGCTTCGTCGTCCAGGACGCCCAGGGCACGCGCAGCGCCGCCGAGCGCAACGGCTCGGTGACGCTCGACCTGCAGGGCTTCCCCCGCGCCCCGGATGCCGTGACCCAAGTGGCCTACGGCGACGGCACCCTCACTCTGGCGGTCAGCCCGGGAACGGCAGCCTCGGCGCACCCGGCGCTGCAGGGCTTCGCGCTTCTGCGCGACGGCGTCGAGGTGGCCGCCTGCACGCCGGCCGGAGTCTGCCCGCCCATCACGGGCCTGGCGAACGGCGAGAGGGCGGTCTACGAGGCCCGCGCGTTCAACGCCGCCGGCCGCTCGCTGGGAGCAGCCAGCACCACGGCGTGGGCCTACCAGGTGCCGGGGATGGGCACGGCCACGGCCACACCCGTGTTCGACGCCGCCCAGACGACGCTCGTCCAGGGCGTCGCAGAGCTCGTGATCCAGAACTCCGACCCGTCCACGCAGGGCTATGCGGTCAACGGGAGGCAGTTCCCGGTGTCGACGCCGGGCAGCGGAACGACCACGATCACCCTCGCGCTGCCGGTCGGGCCGAACACTCTGACGATTCAGCCGCTCAGCCGGTTCGAGCGGCCAAGCGGCACGGGCCCTGTCGACAACCTGGGCTCGGCGCGGGTGCGTGTTGCCGGGCTGCCCAGCGTCAGCGCGAGCGGTCAGCCCACCGCAACCGAGCGCACCGTCAGCGCACCCCAGGCGCAGGGCGAAGCCAACAACAGCGCACGGGACGGCGCCTATCTCTACATCGCGACGCCGTCGCCGGCGAGCGCCGTGTGCCGGGTCGACGCGAGTGGCCAGAACCTGCAGGCGGTGGGCAACGGCAGCATCGCCTCGGCGAGCACGACCATCGGCGGGCTGCAACCGTTCACGACGTACAACATCGACGTCTGCTACTCCAACGGCTTCGGCTACGCCCAGCTCGGGCTCGGCTCCGCGTTCACCTGGGCCCAGCCGGCTCCGCCGAGCGGGTTCACCTACACCGTCAGCGGTGCGGACGGCAATTACACGATCGACAAGCCGACCAGCACGCAGCTGACGCCGACCGGGTACGAGGTCGTCTTCGCGGGCTACCCGAGCGACGTCTGGGGCGGCGACCCGCAGATCACGGTGAAGTACTGCGTGC
- a CDS encoding serine/threonine-protein kinase, which produces MASRLPSTPPVLSGFHYVRPLGAGGFADVFLFEQNLPRRSVAVKVLLQSVVDAEVLRMFNAEADVMARLSSHPSILTVYSASISADGRPYLVMEYCPSGPAGRFRRTPFSTADALEVGVRIASALETAHRAGVLHRDIKPSNILHTAYGTAVLSDFGIASSLSHSSAAELFAMSVPWSAPEVIEERTTGTVSSEVWGFGATLYSLLAGRTPFEPANGEKVTTEQLRQRIRRAKYTPIVRADVPASLNSALAQMMSLDPRKRPQTMKDCAELLRAVQAEIGLTPTALEVAVDAWAFAGAPIDFDNTLLRQPVVAPVLAEDSRSRARARAKARAARPREAAAQPSDDGTTVVRAKPSHLWLKLTAAAAVGVGAAVAIMAALRVL; this is translated from the coding sequence ATGGCCAGCCGGCTCCCGTCCACGCCGCCCGTGCTCTCGGGCTTCCACTACGTGCGCCCGCTCGGCGCCGGCGGCTTCGCCGACGTGTTCCTGTTCGAGCAGAATCTGCCGCGCCGCTCGGTCGCCGTGAAGGTGCTGCTGCAGAGCGTCGTCGACGCCGAGGTGCTGCGCATGTTCAACGCCGAGGCCGACGTCATGGCCCGGCTCAGCTCGCACCCCTCGATCCTCACCGTCTACTCGGCCAGTATCTCGGCCGACGGCCGGCCCTACCTCGTCATGGAGTACTGCCCGAGCGGTCCAGCCGGGCGCTTCCGGCGCACCCCGTTCAGCACGGCAGACGCCCTCGAGGTCGGCGTGCGCATCGCCAGCGCCCTGGAGACGGCGCACCGCGCCGGAGTGCTGCACCGCGACATCAAGCCGTCCAACATCCTGCACACCGCCTACGGCACCGCCGTGCTCAGCGACTTCGGCATCGCCAGCTCGCTCTCGCACTCCAGCGCGGCCGAGCTCTTTGCCATGAGCGTGCCGTGGAGCGCCCCCGAGGTGATCGAGGAGCGCACGACCGGCACCGTGTCCAGCGAGGTGTGGGGCTTCGGTGCCACGCTCTACTCGCTGCTGGCCGGGCGCACCCCGTTCGAGCCGGCCAACGGCGAGAAGGTCACCACAGAGCAACTGCGCCAGCGCATCCGCCGGGCCAAGTACACGCCGATCGTCCGCGCCGACGTGCCGGCGAGCCTGAACTCGGCCCTCGCCCAGATGATGAGCCTCGACCCGCGCAAGCGGCCGCAGACCATGAAGGACTGCGCAGAGCTCCTTCGGGCCGTGCAGGCCGAGATCGGCCTGACCCCGACCGCGCTGGAGGTGGCCGTCGACGCGTGGGCGTTTGCCGGCGCCCCGATCGACTTCGACAACACGCTGCTGCGGCAGCCGGTCGTCGCCCCCGTCCTGGCCGAGGACTCCCGGAGCAGAGCGCGCGCCCGCGCCAAGGCCCGCGCGGCCCGGCCGCGCGAGGCCGCCGCGCAGCCGAGCGACGACGGCACGACCGTCGTCAGAGCCAAGCCGTCCCACCTCTGGCTCAAGCTGACGGCCGCCGCGGCCGTCGGCGTCGGCGCGGCCGTCGCCATCATGGCCGCACTGAGGGTGCTCTGA